From the genome of Clostridium sp. BNL1100, one region includes:
- a CDS encoding undecaprenyl-diphosphate phosphatase, producing MDTLLFVLKSIVLGIVEGVTEFLPISSTGHLIIFENIMGFKSASPNYVEMYTYVIQLGAILAVVLLYWKKIKETIINFFPQKVGYEKSGFKFWFMIFIACIPGAAVKLLLDKPVETYLMTPVTVAIVLILGGLWMIYAEKKFRNNNLGKQKLSVTPKQALIIGAFQCLAIIPGMSRSASTIIGGWVAGLSTVVGAEFSFFLAIPVMFGYSLLEIIKIGGLTSLPAAELISLVVGFVVAFLVSVAVISQFISYLKRKPLKSFAIYRMIFAVIVLIAGFMGFFK from the coding sequence ATGGATACTTTGTTATTTGTGCTTAAATCAATAGTTCTGGGAATTGTTGAAGGCGTTACGGAATTTCTCCCAATTTCTTCAACAGGGCATTTGATTATTTTTGAAAATATAATGGGATTTAAAAGTGCCAGCCCGAACTATGTTGAAATGTATACATATGTAATTCAGTTAGGTGCCATATTGGCAGTAGTTCTGCTATATTGGAAAAAGATAAAGGAAACTATTATAAATTTCTTTCCTCAAAAGGTTGGGTATGAAAAGTCAGGTTTCAAATTCTGGTTTATGATTTTTATAGCCTGCATCCCCGGAGCAGCTGTTAAGCTTCTGCTGGATAAGCCCGTTGAAACATATCTTATGACTCCTGTCACAGTAGCTATTGTTCTTATACTTGGCGGTTTGTGGATGATATATGCAGAAAAGAAATTCAGAAACAACAATCTGGGTAAGCAAAAGTTGAGCGTAACTCCAAAGCAAGCCTTGATAATTGGTGCTTTTCAGTGTCTGGCGATAATTCCTGGTATGTCCCGTTCCGCTTCAACAATTATAGGTGGATGGGTCGCTGGTCTTTCTACTGTTGTAGGAGCAGAGTTTTCATTCTTCCTTGCCATTCCGGTCATGTTTGGCTATAGCCTTTTGGAAATTATCAAAATCGGAGGCCTGACCTCACTTCCGGCTGCTGAACTAATCTCCCTTGTAGTCGGGTTTGTTGTAGCGTTTTTAGTATCTGTAGCTGTAATCAGTCAGTTTATTTCATATTTGAAAAGAAAGCCTCTCAAATCCTTTGCAATATACAGAATGATTTTTGCAGTTATAGTTTTAATAGCAGGATTTATGGGATTCTTTAAATAA
- a CDS encoding ABC transporter ATP-binding protein: MKEVLRIENLTKRYGKGQNEVTAVDNISFSVEKGEFVAIIGPSGSGKSTLLHLIGGVDKPTSGKVYIDDKDIYGLREKDLSILRRRKVGFVFQAYNLIPVLTAEENILMPLLLDNRKEDKQYIDELLKILDLKDRRKHLPSELSGGQQQRVSIGRALANKPSIILADEPTGNLDTKNSREVLELLKYSAKKYNQTLILISHDMNIASMADRVISIVDGKISSDEVVRQ; encoded by the coding sequence ATGAAAGAAGTTTTAAGAATTGAAAATTTGACAAAGAGATATGGTAAAGGACAAAATGAGGTAACCGCCGTTGACAATATAAGTTTTTCAGTTGAAAAAGGCGAGTTTGTTGCAATTATAGGACCAAGCGGCTCCGGTAAAAGTACATTGCTGCATCTAATCGGAGGAGTTGATAAACCCACATCGGGTAAAGTATATATTGACGACAAGGATATTTACGGACTTAGGGAAAAGGATTTATCCATACTTAGAAGAAGAAAAGTGGGTTTTGTATTTCAGGCGTATAACCTTATCCCCGTATTGACAGCAGAAGAAAATATTCTCATGCCGCTTCTTCTGGACAACAGAAAGGAAGATAAGCAATACATTGATGAACTGCTTAAAATACTTGATTTAAAAGACAGAAGAAAACACCTGCCATCAGAACTTTCAGGAGGGCAGCAGCAGCGTGTTTCAATAGGCAGGGCACTTGCAAACAAACCATCAATCATTCTCGCTGATGAGCCTACAGGAAACCTTGATACAAAAAACTCCAGAGAGGTTCTTGAATTGTTAAAATACTCTGCAAAAAAATATAACCAGACACTTATACTCATTTCACATGATATGAATATAGCAAGCATGGCAGACAGAGTCATAAGTATAGTTGACGGTAAAATCTCTTCCGATGAGGTGGTGAGACAATGA
- the corA gene encoding magnesium/cobalt transporter CorA: MVKSRLKTIGLPPGSLVHIGDKKRDTTVITRIEYGEDTFRQNNISSKNLSEIKQSEGKAIWLNIEGLHETEVLAEIGEKFGLHPLVMEDILNTDQRPKIEFSQDYMYICAKMISYDRKLGEFDIEQISLVLGKSFVISFCEKDTDIFEPVIKRLSLSAGRIRKLGTDYLMYCLLDIIVDNYFTVLEDFSEEIEIAEDELIVRTTSNTLKTIHKLKRQVLFLHKAVWPLRDVLSSLERGESELINESTNIFIRDLYDHVVQAMDTTETIRDILSSMLDIYLSSTSNRMNEIMKVLTIISTVFMPLSFIVGIYGMNIRNMPELGWLYMYPVLWGVMIAIAASMLYYFKKKKWW; this comes from the coding sequence ATTGTAAAATCCCGTTTAAAAACAATAGGACTTCCTCCGGGAAGTCTTGTTCATATTGGTGACAAAAAAAGGGATACCACGGTTATAACCAGGATTGAGTACGGAGAAGATACCTTCAGGCAAAATAATATTTCTTCCAAAAACTTATCTGAGATAAAACAATCTGAAGGAAAAGCAATTTGGTTGAATATTGAAGGCTTGCATGAGACTGAGGTTCTGGCTGAAATAGGCGAAAAATTTGGTTTGCATCCACTTGTTATGGAGGACATCCTCAATACCGACCAACGTCCCAAAATCGAGTTTAGTCAGGACTATATGTACATTTGTGCAAAGATGATTTCCTATGACAGAAAGCTCGGCGAGTTCGACATAGAGCAAATTAGCCTTGTTCTCGGTAAGAGTTTTGTTATATCCTTTTGTGAAAAGGATACGGACATTTTTGAACCGGTAATTAAGCGATTAAGTCTTAGTGCAGGTAGAATAAGAAAGCTTGGCACAGATTACCTTATGTATTGTCTGCTGGACATAATTGTAGACAATTATTTTACCGTGCTGGAGGATTTCAGTGAAGAGATTGAGATTGCAGAGGATGAGCTGATAGTACGGACTACTTCAAATACCCTTAAAACCATACATAAGCTAAAAAGACAGGTTTTATTTCTTCACAAGGCAGTTTGGCCTTTGAGGGATGTTTTGTCTTCCCTTGAACGAGGTGAGAGCGAGCTGATAAATGAATCTACTAACATATTTATAAGAGATTTATATGATCACGTTGTTCAGGCTATGGATACAACCGAAACCATCAGAGATATACTCTCAAGTATGCTGGATATATATCTTTCAAGTACCAGCAACCGTATGAACGAAATTATGAAGGTTCTCACGATTATATCCACAGTCTTTATGCCCTTATCCTTTATTGTAGGCATATATGGCATGAATATCAGAAATATGCCCGAATTGGGCTGGCTATACATGTATCCTGTTTTATGGGGAGTAATGATTGCAATTGCTGCCTCCATGCTTTATTATTTCAAAAAGAAAAAGTGGTGGTAG
- a CDS encoding class I SAM-dependent methyltransferase — translation MSFYQKISKYYDYIFPTGKEQIDFLREIAGEQPKSVLDIACGTGGYSLELDRQGYNVTAVDLDKEMIRRLEIKAKENNQSVRFMQGNMLELQNKISDSFDLVFCIGNSIVHLESLEQIREFIKTAKQLTGKEGNLVLQIINFDRIILRDIKSLPTIENKDVGLTFERNYRYDRSCNRIYFNTKLSVDGEVYENEIPLYPLREDDLVGAVSDAGFKRVRLFADFNGNEFDKYNSFMLVLWAR, via the coding sequence ATGTCATTTTATCAAAAGATATCTAAATATTATGATTACATTTTTCCAACAGGAAAAGAGCAGATTGATTTCCTTAGGGAGATTGCAGGAGAACAGCCAAAATCCGTACTGGATATAGCCTGTGGAACAGGAGGATATTCTCTAGAACTGGACAGACAGGGCTACAATGTAACGGCTGTGGATTTAGACAAAGAAATGATACGCCGGCTTGAAATTAAGGCAAAAGAAAATAATCAATCTGTAAGGTTTATGCAGGGAAATATGCTTGAGCTGCAGAATAAGATTTCTGATAGCTTTGATTTGGTTTTTTGCATTGGAAATTCCATCGTGCATCTTGAAAGTTTGGAACAGATAAGAGAATTTATAAAAACTGCAAAACAGCTGACGGGTAAAGAAGGCAACCTTGTACTTCAGATAATAAACTTTGACAGAATAATACTTAGAGATATCAAAAGCCTGCCGACTATTGAGAACAAAGATGTAGGACTTACTTTTGAGAGAAACTACAGATACGACAGGAGCTGTAACAGGATATATTTTAATACTAAACTGAGTGTTGACGGAGAAGTATATGAAAATGAAATACCTCTTTATCCCCTTAGAGAGGATGATCTGGTAGGAGCGGTTTCAGATGCAGGATTTAAAAGAGTAAGGCTTTTTGCAGATTTTAACGGAAATGAGTTTGACAAGTACAACTCATTTATGCTGGTACTTTGGGCAAGATAG
- the trmB gene encoding tRNA (guanosine(46)-N7)-methyltransferase TrmB: MRLRRKPWARPELAACDFYVKDPPSYKGRWREFFGNSNPIHLELGCGKGGFISRLAADNQNINYIAVDIKSEVLGLAKRKIEKEYNEKGIEEIKNIRLMSQNIELIDNMLDTADSIDKIYINFCNPWPKTPYKKKRLTHGKQLVKYKKFMASGGEIWFKTDDDGLFEDSVKYFEENGFIIKYKTWNLYESGFEENVPTEHEIMFSEDGIPIKFLIAEYGMEIPEVACIGINTKEEN, translated from the coding sequence GTGAGGCTTAGAAGAAAACCATGGGCAAGACCTGAACTGGCGGCATGTGATTTTTATGTGAAGGATCCACCCAGTTATAAGGGCAGATGGCGGGAGTTTTTTGGTAATAGCAATCCGATACATCTGGAACTGGGATGTGGCAAGGGAGGCTTTATATCTAGGCTTGCCGCTGACAATCAAAATATTAACTATATAGCTGTAGATATAAAAAGTGAAGTTCTTGGACTTGCAAAACGAAAGATTGAGAAGGAATATAATGAAAAAGGTATTGAAGAAATAAAGAATATCCGTCTTATGTCCCAGAATATTGAATTAATTGACAATATGCTGGACACCGCAGACTCAATTGACAAGATTTATATAAACTTCTGCAATCCGTGGCCTAAGACTCCGTACAAGAAAAAAAGACTGACACATGGTAAACAGCTTGTAAAGTACAAGAAATTTATGGCGTCAGGTGGGGAAATATGGTTTAAGACTGATGATGATGGTCTTTTTGAAGATTCAGTAAAATATTTTGAAGAAAATGGGTTTATAATAAAATATAAAACTTGGAATTTATATGAAAGCGGCTTTGAGGAGAATGTTCCAACAGAACATGAGATAATGTTTTCTGAAGATGGAATACCAATAAAGTTCCTGATTGCAGAATATGGAATGGAAATACCTGAAGTTGCTTGCATTGGTATAAATACAAAAGAGGAAAATTAA
- a CDS encoding glycosyl hydrolase family 8, whose amino-acid sequence MTNGAYYTQLYPDLFSETGISSELIKKKIDETFNTMFFDPEERIYFEMGNDMGYILDTGNNDARTEGMSYGMMMAVQMDRKDIFDRLWLFSKTYMQHTKGKYQGYFAWSVATDGTKNYDGPAPDGEEYFAMALFFAGSRWGDGIPPFNYSTQAREILRHCLHQPGIVKGGKAMWDNSNHYIKFVPEAAYSDPSYHLPHFYELFALKADEQDRPFWEKAAEESRKYLHLSCNKDTGMAPEYANFDGTPKLLFRDYEFYSDAYRVAMNIGLDAAWFNKDESLGEIVDKLQAFFSENTELGEYKAYTIKGEPFEEPAMHPVAIIATNAAGSLAAKGKYRQQWVKDFWELPLRKGERRYYDNCLYFFSLLMLAGKYKIYI is encoded by the coding sequence ATGACAAACGGAGCATACTATACACAACTATATCCTGATTTATTTTCTGAAACAGGTATTTCCAGTGAATTAATCAAAAAAAAGATAGATGAAACTTTCAATACCATGTTTTTTGACCCGGAGGAGAGGATTTATTTTGAAATGGGTAATGACATGGGATATATATTGGATACGGGTAATAATGACGCACGAACCGAGGGAATGAGTTACGGTATGATGATGGCCGTTCAAATGGACCGAAAGGACATATTTGACAGACTGTGGCTTTTTTCAAAAACATATATGCAACACACCAAGGGTAAGTATCAGGGCTATTTTGCATGGTCTGTGGCAACTGACGGCACTAAAAATTATGACGGCCCTGCACCGGACGGTGAAGAGTATTTTGCAATGGCTCTTTTCTTTGCCGGCAGCAGGTGGGGTGACGGGATTCCGCCTTTTAACTACAGTACTCAGGCAAGAGAAATTTTAAGACACTGTCTGCATCAACCGGGAATTGTTAAAGGCGGAAAAGCCATGTGGGATAATTCAAACCACTATATCAAATTTGTTCCGGAAGCAGCTTATTCAGACCCATCATACCATTTGCCCCACTTTTATGAGCTTTTTGCACTAAAGGCAGATGAACAGGACAGGCCCTTTTGGGAAAAAGCAGCAGAGGAAAGCAGAAAGTATCTGCATTTGTCATGTAACAAAGATACCGGTATGGCCCCTGAATATGCAAATTTTGACGGTACTCCCAAGTTGCTGTTCAGAGATTATGAATTCTATTCAGATGCATACCGGGTAGCTATGAATATAGGATTGGATGCGGCTTGGTTCAACAAGGATGAGTCTCTGGGAGAGATAGTAGATAAATTGCAGGCTTTTTTCAGCGAAAATACCGAACTAGGCGAATACAAGGCCTATACTATTAAAGGAGAACCCTTTGAAGAGCCTGCTATGCACCCGGTTGCAATAATTGCAACCAATGCTGCCGGTTCGTTGGCAGCAAAAGGGAAATATCGACAGCAGTGGGTCAAGGATTTCTGGGAACTCCCCTTAAGAAAAGGAGAACGCAGGTATTACGACAACTGTCTTTACTTTTTCAGCTTGTTAATGTTGGCAGGTAAATACAAAATATACATTTAG
- a CDS encoding helix-turn-helix transcriptional regulator — protein sequence MSRIGQEINKVRLKKGKTPKQLAKALGVSESFVLDIESGKKIVSDDMIGRISKALDFELGPIGLFASDDKFAPGIGNNDSVRPVKKVAPVASNEPVQQVWDDAFGNILKTVPVYGYKMDRIIDKKLLPIEKNKVGGFAKEKVFYLNIEDTDMAGFRVFKGDRAFGVLENQIDKDGIFLIEYNGERAVRQVKKLQGDKLLLVYNRGTLITETVGTKEIKVIARLVKLEVIL from the coding sequence ATGAGCAGAATAGGCCAAGAAATAAATAAGGTGAGGTTAAAGAAAGGAAAGACTCCAAAGCAGCTTGCAAAGGCATTGGGAGTTTCAGAAAGTTTTGTACTGGATATAGAATCAGGTAAAAAAATAGTTAGTGACGACATGATTGGCAGAATTTCTAAAGCACTTGACTTTGAACTTGGGCCTATCGGACTTTTTGCTTCTGATGATAAGTTTGCACCGGGTATTGGAAATAATGATAGTGTCCGTCCCGTTAAAAAAGTGGCACCTGTTGCTTCAAATGAACCTGTACAGCAGGTGTGGGATGATGCTTTCGGAAATATTTTAAAAACAGTACCGGTTTATGGCTACAAAATGGACAGGATTATTGACAAAAAACTGCTTCCCATCGAAAAAAACAAGGTTGGGGGTTTTGCAAAAGAAAAGGTATTCTATTTGAATATAGAAGACACTGATATGGCCGGATTCAGAGTATTTAAAGGTGACAGGGCATTTGGTGTTCTTGAAAACCAGATAGATAAAGATGGCATATTTCTTATTGAATACAATGGCGAAAGAGCTGTTAGACAGGTTAAGAAACTTCAGGGGGACAAGCTTCTTCTGGTATACAACAGGGGAACTCTTATAACTGAAACTGTGGGTACTAAGGAAATTAAGGTAATTGCCAGACTGGTAAAGCTGGAAGTGATTCTTTAA
- a CDS encoding IS3 family transposase, with amino-acid sequence MYLAIQELHDIIAYPITELCNIAGIQRSSYYKWLNRKESNNEQFNKKLLHIIKDVYEERNGILGYRQMTVKLNREHDFHVNNKRIYRLMRILNLKSVCRKKKKIYIKSTPEIAAENVLNREFYTDGFGKKWLTDITEMKYGLNSKAYLSAILDLGDKSIVSFVLGHSNNNELVFNTFDFAHNKYSKAKPIFHSDRGFQYTSRIFKKKLDEAGMIQSMSRISRCIDNGPMEAFWGMLKSEMYYLKKFNTYDELEAAVSEYIDYYNNYRYQKSLDGMTPIEYRQHLMENLHKEDADHN; translated from the coding sequence ATTTATCTGGCAATACAAGAGCTTCACGATATCATAGCATATCCAATCACAGAATTATGTAATATTGCAGGAATTCAACGCTCTTCATATTACAAATGGCTTAATAGAAAAGAAAGTAACAATGAACAATTCAATAAAAAACTACTTCATATTATAAAAGATGTATATGAAGAGAGAAATGGTATTCTTGGATATCGTCAGATGACAGTCAAGTTAAATCGTGAGCACGATTTCCATGTAAACAATAAGAGAATATACAGACTTATGAGAATACTTAACTTAAAATCTGTGTGCCGTAAAAAGAAAAAGATCTATATCAAATCAACTCCCGAAATTGCTGCAGAAAATGTACTTAATAGAGAATTTTACACGGATGGATTTGGCAAGAAGTGGCTTACTGATATAACAGAAATGAAGTATGGTCTAAATAGCAAAGCTTATCTTAGTGCTATACTGGATTTAGGAGATAAAAGTATTGTATCTTTTGTACTTGGTCATTCAAACAACAATGAACTGGTATTTAATACATTTGACTTTGCACACAATAAATATTCTAAAGCAAAACCAATTTTCCACAGTGATAGAGGATTCCAATATACATCAAGGATATTTAAGAAAAAACTTGATGAGGCAGGCATGATACAGAGCATGTCAAGAATTTCCCGTTGTATTGATAATGGGCCAATGGAAGCATTTTGGGGAATGCTTAAATCCGAAATGTATTATCTAAAAAAATTTAACACATACGATGAACTCGAAGCAGCAGTTAGTGAATACATAGATTATTACAATAACTACCGCTACCAGAAGAGTCTTGACGGTATGACTCCAATAGAGTACAGGCAACATCTTATGGAAAACTTACATAAAGAGGACGCCGACCATAATTAA
- a CDS encoding ABC transporter permease encodes MKNYSALTARYLKKHKGRTVLTLIGIIIAIAMFTAIGSIYYSAMDSEIENAKANGDYEVYFYDLGKENVNTLYSNAEFNKVGAIRLEGTYKFETDKLTESLRTLDIKSYDAAAFKDIFNVKLIEGRLPKNSSEILIDKKVSAVLKNKKISNELKGALTGKDKSSIEKDYTIVGVYDSNYITNTALSYLDIKTSSDSKDYIFYANMKSGKNIVDNAQKIAKANNVKLDINTRLLYLMGEGPDKTRNDGMDEIFAIIAGFVVICTVVVIYNAFNISVMERIKHFGILRSIGATKAQIRKLVFREAAIMSAISIPIGIISGYAGIFITFRLFIHGFLGAFQIGFYPQVIIVAAILGIFTVFISAFFPARTASKVSPIDAIRGTVVVKGDKVKRRGGRWAKLLFSFEGQVAYKNIKRNRKRFYITCISLMISIVMFVFFSNFIDIFLQSNKIASQAVKVEGTFVNTSDVNLGALPKQVKELDGIKETYEMTNKYITYTLDKKMLSEKFVASLNSNNKPEQYGQNYFINSVNLIGYDENCLKLLNKENKTNIDYNSFKNNNEVIIVNKARGRMDKATIFDSFTRYKVGDEIKMPVLNSSYLKNPDTEQLKRLIDNGKTITFKVAGVVEYETVLQNIPYNSFGIIMSHDSFKRLTGTNELSILALNFDSPEHAEQNYEKLNMLADENQAQYIDVYKQKKQFDDQMNQMMILVYGFISLIILISTVNIINTVTINLLVKKREYATFKAIGMTKGQFQKLVLLEGALFGIIACIIGLPIAFLLTYFGIINNNPVGDIGYHAAWWPYLYGGLGMIAITLLAALFPLSKLNDMNIVESLRVEE; translated from the coding sequence ATGAAAAACTATTCAGCACTTACCGCACGGTATTTAAAAAAGCATAAAGGCAGAACTGTACTTACTCTTATCGGGATTATTATAGCCATAGCAATGTTTACGGCTATAGGAAGTATTTACTACAGTGCAATGGACAGTGAAATTGAAAATGCAAAGGCAAATGGTGATTATGAAGTTTACTTCTACGATTTAGGAAAAGAAAATGTTAATACATTGTATTCCAATGCCGAGTTTAATAAGGTTGGAGCAATAAGACTGGAAGGCACATATAAGTTTGAAACCGATAAATTGACAGAATCCTTGAGAACCCTTGACATAAAAAGCTATGATGCCGCAGCTTTTAAAGATATATTCAATGTTAAACTGATAGAAGGAAGACTCCCAAAGAACAGCTCCGAAATATTGATAGACAAAAAAGTAAGTGCTGTTTTAAAAAACAAAAAAATAAGCAATGAACTAAAGGGTGCTTTGACAGGAAAGGACAAATCGTCAATTGAGAAAGATTATACGATTGTTGGGGTATATGACAGCAACTATATTACTAACACTGCATTAAGCTATCTGGATATCAAGACTTCTTCCGATTCAAAAGATTATATCTTTTATGCAAATATGAAAAGCGGAAAGAATATAGTAGATAATGCACAAAAAATAGCAAAAGCAAATAATGTAAAATTGGATATAAACACACGCCTTTTATACCTTATGGGTGAAGGACCTGACAAAACAAGAAACGATGGAATGGATGAGATATTTGCCATAATTGCAGGATTTGTTGTTATATGTACGGTGGTGGTTATCTATAATGCATTTAATATATCAGTAATGGAAAGGATTAAGCATTTCGGAATACTCCGAAGCATTGGAGCGACCAAAGCCCAGATAAGAAAGCTGGTTTTCAGAGAAGCCGCAATAATGAGTGCAATTTCTATACCTATTGGTATTATTTCAGGCTATGCGGGAATATTTATCACCTTTAGACTCTTTATACATGGCTTTCTTGGAGCATTTCAAATCGGCTTCTATCCGCAGGTAATTATTGTTGCTGCTATTCTAGGAATTTTCACAGTGTTTATTTCTGCTTTTTTCCCGGCAAGAACAGCATCAAAGGTATCACCTATAGATGCAATAAGGGGTACTGTAGTTGTAAAGGGAGACAAGGTTAAAAGAAGAGGAGGACGTTGGGCAAAACTGCTTTTCAGCTTTGAAGGCCAGGTTGCATACAAGAACATTAAAAGAAATCGAAAGAGATTTTATATTACTTGTATATCACTTATGATATCCATTGTTATGTTCGTATTTTTCTCCAATTTTATTGATATATTTCTCCAGAGCAACAAGATTGCAAGTCAAGCTGTAAAGGTTGAAGGTACTTTTGTTAACACCAGCGATGTCAATCTTGGAGCCCTGCCGAAACAGGTTAAGGAGCTGGACGGAATAAAAGAAACATACGAAATGACTAACAAGTACATTACGTATACCCTTGATAAGAAAATGCTTTCAGAAAAATTTGTTGCTTCTTTAAACAGTAACAATAAGCCTGAACAATACGGACAGAACTATTTTATCAACAGTGTTAATCTGATAGGCTATGATGAGAATTGCCTTAAGCTGCTTAATAAAGAAAACAAAACAAATATTGACTATAACAGCTTTAAAAATAATAATGAAGTAATCATTGTAAACAAGGCAAGAGGCCGTATGGATAAAGCCACAATCTTTGACAGCTTTACAAGATATAAGGTAGGGGACGAAATAAAGATGCCTGTTTTAAACAGCAGCTATTTGAAAAATCCTGATACCGAACAGCTGAAGCGTCTTATTGATAATGGCAAAACCATTACTTTTAAGGTAGCCGGTGTGGTTGAGTATGAGACAGTATTGCAAAATATCCCATACAACAGCTTTGGCATAATAATGTCCCATGACAGTTTTAAGAGGCTGACAGGAACAAATGAATTATCAATACTGGCATTAAATTTTGACTCGCCGGAACATGCTGAACAAAATTATGAAAAGCTCAACATGCTTGCTGACGAAAACCAGGCTCAGTACATTGACGTATACAAACAGAAAAAACAGTTTGACGATCAGATGAACCAGATGATGATTCTCGTATACGGATTTATCAGCCTTATAATACTTATATCGACTGTAAATATAATTAATACGGTAACAATCAATCTTCTTGTGAAAAAGAGAGAGTATGCTACTTTTAAGGCTATCGGTATGACAAAGGGCCAATTTCAGAAGCTGGTTCTACTGGAAGGAGCTTTATTCGGAATAATTGCTTGTATAATAGGACTGCCTATCGCCTTCCTTCTTACCTATTTTGGTATAATCAATAACAATCCTGTCGGCGATATTGGATATCATGCGGCTTGGTGGCCATACTTATATGGAGGTCTGGGAATGATTGCAATAACTCTATTAGCCGCACTCTTCCCATTGAGCAAATTAAACGAT
- a CDS encoding helix-turn-helix domain-containing protein, whose translation MKRIRKFTSDEKLRCVFRCIEGKEPVRHVANLIGVNHITLKEWIRNYKVLGIAALSTTHKRPIYSDELKETAVKDYLNGIGSQESLCLKYSILAKSTLRNWILKYNSHMEDSIAGGTSLMTDAHEVTYYEKFEIVRYCIEHQKNYSETAQKFNVSYHQVYSWTHKYESGGIDALQDNRGKKKNKGEWSELEKLRAENRRQKMEIDFLKKLDEIERRRF comes from the coding sequence GTGAAAAGAATACGTAAATTTACATCAGATGAGAAATTAAGATGCGTTTTCAGGTGCATTGAGGGAAAAGAGCCGGTTCGTCACGTTGCAAATTTGATAGGAGTCAATCATATTACATTGAAGGAATGGATTAGAAATTACAAAGTATTAGGAATCGCCGCTCTAAGCACCACTCATAAGAGGCCTATTTATTCCGATGAGCTAAAAGAAACAGCTGTTAAAGACTATCTTAATGGTATTGGTTCTCAGGAATCTCTCTGCTTAAAATACAGTATACTTGCTAAAAGTACATTACGTAATTGGATTTTGAAGTATAATAGTCATATGGAAGATTCAATAGCAGGAGGAACATCTTTAATGACTGATGCCCATGAAGTCACTTATTACGAAAAATTTGAAATAGTTAGGTATTGTATTGAACACCAGAAAAATTATTCTGAAACAGCCCAAAAGTTTAATGTATCTTATCATCAGGTTTATTCTTGGACACACAAATATGAATCTGGAGGTATAGATGCCTTGCAGGACAATCGTGGAAAGAAAAAGAATAAGGGTGAATGGTCTGAGCTAGAAAAACTGAGAGCTGAGAACCGCAGACAAAAAATGGAGATAGATTTTCTAAAAAAACTCGACGAGATAGAAAGGAGGCGGTTCTAA